One part of the Amaranthus tricolor cultivar Red isolate AtriRed21 chromosome 16, ASM2621246v1, whole genome shotgun sequence genome encodes these proteins:
- the LOC130802931 gene encoding aspartic proteinase PCS1 produces MGSPNFHQFLPILLLFHVILSSSVFVHSKQSNQSTIMFSLKAQNIPYRSIRRPAKEASKLPFHHNVSLTVSLLVGTPPQPVSMVLDTGSELSWLHCKKTPNLNSVYDPIHSKSYSVTPCSSPTCKTRTRDFNIPVSCDPKKLCHVSVSYADASSMEGTLAMDNFMMGGSSIPGLFFGCMDQGFSSSDTDSVTTGLLGMNRGSLSFVSQMGYPKFSYCISGQDSSGVLLFGEANFAWLKPRSYTPLVKISSPLPYFDQVAYSVPLEGIKVGEKLLSLPKSILQPDHTGAGQTMVDSGTQFSFLLGPVYTALKNEFLAQTKGKITQLGDPNYVFQGAMDLCYRMPLTQSGYPILPTVTLMFQGAEMSVSQERLLYRVPGEVRGLDGVHCFTFGNSDLLGVEAYIIGHHHQQNMWMEFDLVQSRVGLAEVKCNLASQRLGLGL; encoded by the coding sequence ATGGGTTCTCCAAATTTTCATCAATTTCTCCCAATTTTACTTCTATTTCATGTAATCCTATCATCCTCTGTTTTTGTTCATTCAAAACAGAGTAATCAATCTACCATTATGTTTTCACTTAAAGCTCAAAATATCCCATATAGATCAATCAGACGGCCAGCAAAGGAAGCAAGTAAGCTCCCTTTTCATCATAATGTTAGTCTTACAGTTTCTCTTTTAGTTGGTACACCTCCACAACCTGTTTCAATGGTGTTAGATACAGGAAGTGAACTTTCATGGCTTCATTGTAAAAAAACCCCAAATTTAAATTCTGTTTATGACCCGATTCACTCAAAATCTTATTCGGTTACTCCATGTTCTTCACCCACTTGTAAGACCCGGACCCGGGATTTTAACATACCCGTTTCATGTGACCCGAAAAAACTCTGCCATGTATCAGTTTCTTATGCAGATGCTTCTTCTATGGAAGGTACTCTTGCAATGGATAATTTTATGATGGGCGGGTCCTCGATTCCGGGTCTGTTTTTCGGGTGTATGGATCAAGGATTTAGTAGTTCGGACACGGATTCGGTAACAACCGGGTTATTGGGTATGAACCGTGGGTCCTTATCATTTGTTTCTCAAATGGGTTACCCGAAATTTTCGTATTGTATTTCGGGTCAAGACTCGTCGGGTGTATTATTATTTGGGGAGGCTAATTTTGCTTGGCTTAAACCAAGAAGTTACACTCCTTTAGTAAAAATTTCTAGTCCTTTACCATATTTTGACCAAGTGGCATATTCTGTCCCATTAGAAGGGATTAAAGTAGGGGAAAAATTACTATCATTACCCAAATCCATTCTACAACCCGATCATACCGGGGCGGGTCAGACTATGGTTGATTCGGGTACACAATTTAGTTTTTTGCTCGGACCGGTTTACACTGCGCTAAAAAATGAGTTTTTGGCGCAAACAAAGGGTAAAATAACACAGTTGGGAGACCCGAACTATGTTTTCCAAGGTGCAATGGATTTGTGTTATCGGATGCCCCTAACTCAATCTGGTTACCCGATTCTGCCTACCGTGACACTAATGTTTCAAGGGGCAGAAATGAGTGTATCTCAAGAACGGTTATTGTATAGGGTTCCGGGTGAGGTTAGGGGTCTAGATGGGGTGCATTGCTTCACTTTTGGTAATTCGGATCTACTTGGTGTTGAGGCATATATAATtggtcatcatcatcaacaaaataTGTGGATGGAGTTTGATTTGGTGCAATCTAGAGTAGGATTAGCTGAGGTTAAGTGTAATTTAGCAAGCCAAAGATTAGGATTGGGTCTTTAA